A genome region from Bufo gargarizans isolate SCDJY-AF-19 chromosome 2, ASM1485885v1, whole genome shotgun sequence includes the following:
- the MAPK6 gene encoding mitogen-activated protein kinase 6, which translates to MAEKFESLMNIHGFDLGSRYMDLKPLGYGGNGLVFSAVDNDCDKRVAVKKIVLTDPQSVKHALREIKIIRRLDHENIVKLYEILGPNGELLTDDVSSLTELNSVYIVQEYMETDLAKLLEQGLLREEHARLFMYQLLRGLKYIHSANVLHRDLKPANLFINTEDLVVRIGDFGLARIMDPHYSHKGHLSEGLVTKWYRSPRLLLSPNNYTKAIDMWAAGCIFAEMLTGKTLFAGAHELEQMQLILESIPVVHEEDKQELLNVIPVYIKKDMTVPHTPLTQLLPDISPEALDFLEQILTFSPMDRLTAEEALSHPYMSIYSFPLDEPISSHPFHIEDEVDDMLLMEDNHSHVYNCERYHDSQYSDHDWPIHNNFEADEVQRDPRALSDGSDEEEVQVDPRKYLDGDREKYLEDPAFDPYFSAEPSWQYSDYHENKYCDLECSNNCNFKMRSSSYLDNLVWRETEVNHYYEPKLIIDLSNWKEQSKERTDKRGKSKCERNGLVKAQIALQEASQQLVDKEKEKRREFDFDSFIAGTIELSLQHESSSVDKLNDLNSSVTQLEYKSLISKSVSREKQEKGMANLAQLGALNQNSWDSPIISDEDCFHIDQFCCEVRKDEHVEKENAYTGYLDNLFGRKEEADLLDLEPTEDEKVGSKENDEGILTFSGEVILSKQLDCIGIPQFQNPLGSPLKSIQATLTPSIMKSSPQIPPKTYSSILKHLN; encoded by the exons ATGGCCGAAAAGTTTGAAAGTCTCATGAACATTCATGGGTTTGATTTGGGCTCTCGTTACATGGACTTAAAACCGCTTGGCTATGGTGGCAATGGCTTAGTTTTTTCTGCTGTTGACAATGACTGTGATAAGAGAGTGGCTGTGAAGAAAATTGTCCTGACAGATCCTCAGAGTGTCAAACATGCTCTGCGGGAGATCAAAATTATCCGGAGACTGGATCACGAAAACATTGTTAAACTATACGAAATCCTCGGCCCCAACGGAGAGCTTTTAACCGATGACGTGAGCTCCCTAACCGAGCTGAACTCTGTTTACATTGTTCAGGAGTACATGGAGACCGATCTAGCCAAGCTCCTCGAGCAAGGCCTTCTACGTGAAGAGCACGCCCGGCTCTTCATGTACCAGCTGTTACGTGGGCTTAAGTACATCCACTCTGCTAACGTGCTTCACAGAGATCTCAAGCCAGCAAACCTGTTCATAAACACTGAAGATTTGGTCGTAAGGATTGGAGATTTTGGTCTTGCACGTATTATGGATCCCCATTACTCTCATAAG GGACATCTTTCTGAAGGTCTTGTCACAAAGTGGTACAGATCTCCTCGCCTGTTGCTTTCACCCAACAATTACACTAAGGCTATTGACATGTGGGCGGCTGGATGCATTTTTGCTGAGATGCTGACTGGAAAGACCCTGTTTGCAG GTGCTCATGAACTTGAGCAGATGCAGCTGATCCTAGAATCAATACCTGTTGTACATGAGGAAGATAAACAAGAGCTTCTCAATGTCATCCCAGTCTATATAAAAAAAGATATGACGGTGCCACATACTCCTTTGACACAGCTGCTTCCAGACATCAGCCCAGAAG CTCTGGATTTCCTGGAGCAAATTCTGACATTTAGTCCTATGGATAGGCTAACAGCAGAAGAAGCTTTGTCTCACCCATACATGAGCATCTATTCATTTCCGTTGGATGAGCCAATTTCCAGCCATCCTTTTCATATTGAAGATGAGGTAGATGATATGTTATTGATGGAGGACAACCACAGCCATGTTTATAATTGTGAAAG ATATCACGATAGTCAGTATTCAGACCATGATTGGCCTATACACAATAATTTTGAAGCTGATGAAGTCCAGCGTGATCCAAGAGCTCTCTCTGATGGCAGTGATGAGGAAGAGGTGCAGGTTGATCCTCGCAAATATCTGGACGGAGATCGAGAAAAGTATTTGGAAGATCCAGCTTTTGACCCATACTTTTCTGCCGAGCCCTCTTGGCAATATTCAGATTACCATGAAAACAAATATTGTGATCTTGAGTGTAGTAATAATTGTAACTTCAAAATGAGGTCCTCATCTTATCTAGATAATCTTGTTTGGAGGGAGACTGAAGTCAATCATTATTATGAGCCAAAACTTATTATAGATCTGTCTAACTGGAAAGAGCAAAGTAAGGAGAGGACTGATAAGAGGGGCAAATCAAAATGTGAAAGAAATGGTCTGGTGAAAGCCCAGATAGCTCTTCAGGAAGCATCACAGCAGCTAGTTGATAAAGAAAAGGAGAAACGTAGAGAGTTTGACTTTGATTCATTTATAGCAGGTACCATTGAGCTCAGTTTGCAGCATGAATCTTCCAGTGTTGATAAACTCAATGACTTGAATAGCTCAGTCACACAGCTTGAATACAAATCCTTAATATCAAAGTCTGTAAGTCGTGAAAAACAGGAGAAAGGAATGGCCAACTTGGCACAGTTGGGTGCCCTAAACCAAAATTCTTGGGACAGTCCCATCATAAGTGATGAAGACTGTTTCCATATAGACCAATTTTGCTGTGAAGTAAGAAAAGATGAACATGTCGAAAAGGAAAATGCTTATACAGGTTACTTAGATAATTTATTTGGTAGGAAAGAGGAGGCAGACCTGTTAGATCTTGAGCCAACAGAAGACGAAAAGGTTGGGAGTAAAGAAAACGATGAGGGCATCCTAACTTTTAGTGGAGAGGTCATTCTTAGCAAACAGCTGGATTGTATTGGTATTCCCCAATTTCAGAATCCTCTTGGCTCGCCCCTTAAATCAATACAAGCCACGTTAACACCTTCTATCATGAAATCGTCCCCACAAATTCCTCCCAAAACTTACAGCAGCATTCTGAAACATCTAAACTAA